A window of the Tunturibacter empetritectus genome harbors these coding sequences:
- a CDS encoding transporter, with the protein MIVVLLASTGSLLAQTSANGQPQTQEIAKATTAARDPVDLKLQEALRERDAIIRNLLERVNELEWRMNGGFTTPAKVEDRPTLPAASTSRVINSVVSTSTYDSTERQATEALDQALIVRGGLLLPSGTLEVDNTTSYFSASSDHVTVNGFALLPVLVVGDIASERVREDYLLPNFTARLGLPHKLQADLTIPYGYELIRTVDANNVQTSSSSFGLGDISAGISRQLTSEHGKIPDMLASVRFKSTTGKDPYNLQSSQVALGTGFNAIQGNLTLAKSSDPVVFFGNLSYTANLKGDHTVSANDPSNPAATMVGHFNPGDAVGFQIGSILALNPDVSMTLGWDQRFTRSTTLNGVDIPASYLVEGTLRLGTSYVYAPGKTIDLSFGVGLTPDTPNLQFSVGVPFRMGLWGPKQKKLTVH; encoded by the coding sequence GTGATTGTGGTTCTGCTGGCGAGCACGGGATCACTCCTTGCTCAGACATCAGCGAATGGTCAGCCGCAGACACAGGAGATTGCCAAAGCTACAACGGCGGCTAGAGACCCTGTGGATCTGAAGCTGCAGGAGGCGCTGCGAGAGCGCGATGCGATCATCCGCAATCTGCTGGAGCGCGTGAATGAGCTTGAGTGGCGTATGAATGGAGGCTTTACTACTCCGGCGAAGGTGGAGGATCGTCCTACTCTGCCGGCCGCCTCGACCAGTCGCGTGATCAACTCGGTGGTGTCGACGTCAACCTACGACAGCACGGAACGGCAGGCAACGGAGGCTCTGGATCAAGCTTTGATTGTGCGTGGCGGATTGCTGCTGCCCTCTGGAACCCTGGAGGTCGACAACACCACGTCTTACTTCAGCGCGTCGTCGGACCATGTGACGGTGAATGGTTTTGCGTTGCTGCCGGTGCTGGTGGTGGGTGATATCGCTTCGGAGCGTGTGAGGGAGGACTATCTTCTGCCAAACTTCACGGCGCGGCTTGGATTGCCGCATAAGCTCCAGGCCGATCTCACGATTCCTTATGGGTATGAGTTGATTCGGACGGTGGACGCGAATAATGTCCAAACCTCTTCGAGCAGTTTTGGTTTGGGCGATATCTCTGCCGGCATCTCGCGGCAGCTGACCAGCGAGCATGGAAAGATTCCAGACATGCTGGCAAGTGTGCGGTTCAAATCGACGACGGGGAAAGATCCTTACAATTTGCAGAGCAGCCAGGTGGCGCTTGGGACAGGCTTCAATGCAATACAGGGAAACCTGACTTTGGCGAAGTCGAGCGATCCGGTGGTGTTCTTCGGGAATCTTTCTTATACGGCGAATCTGAAGGGTGATCATACGGTTTCAGCTAACGATCCGAGTAACCCGGCGGCGACAATGGTGGGGCACTTCAACCCGGGGGATGCGGTGGGATTCCAGATTGGGTCGATCCTGGCGTTGAACCCGGACGTATCGATGACTCTTGGTTGGGATCAACGGTTTACTCGCAGCACTACGTTGAACGGGGTGGATATTCCTGCTTCGTATCTGGTGGAAGGCACGTTGCGGTTGGGAACGAGTTATGTGTACGCGCCGGGTAAGACGATTGATCTGAGCTTTGGCGTGGGGCTGACGCCGGATACGCCGAATCTGCAGTTCTCAGTGGGTGTGCCGTTCCGGATGGGACTGTGGGGACCGAAGCAGAAAAAACTGACCGTGCATTAG
- a CDS encoding holo-ACP synthase — protein MVLGVGTDLIETRRIQESIDRYGERFLERIFTEGEIAYCVRKKKNAAESFSARFAAKEAGAKALGTGISRGVTWKELEVRREASGKPTLHLSGRAAELAKAMGVRRVQLSLTHSRELAMAVVVAED, from the coding sequence ATGGTGCTGGGTGTAGGAACGGATCTGATCGAGACGAGACGGATACAAGAGAGTATCGACCGGTACGGCGAGCGGTTTCTGGAGCGGATTTTTACTGAGGGAGAGATCGCTTACTGTGTGCGCAAGAAGAAGAATGCCGCAGAGAGCTTTTCGGCCCGGTTTGCAGCGAAGGAGGCTGGCGCGAAGGCGCTGGGAACGGGAATTAGCCGAGGCGTTACGTGGAAGGAGCTTGAGGTGCGGCGTGAGGCGAGCGGTAAACCTACGCTTCACTTGAGCGGGCGGGCGGCAGAGTTGGCGAAGGCGATGGGGGTGCGCAGGGTACAGTTGAGTTTGACCCATAGCCGCGAGTTGGCGATGGCGGTGGTGGTGGCGGAGGATTAG
- a CDS encoding M1 family metallopeptidase, producing the protein MLAQAGAGVASGYDPRLTFAPLTLPQPVNGYRSSNGSPGPSYWQNEADYELHASLDTETKQLSTTEIITYTNNSPEVLPSLWVQVEQNIYRKDSRSRVANGGARRRRGGDEAGPTPSTEGYVFDSVEIEQGKQTVKAEYLINDTRMQIRLATPLGGHGGQLKIHIKYHYVIPGVWGGRTSWGATKSGEIYDMAQWYPRMCVYDDLRGWDTLPYIGAEFYLEYGHFDYFVTAPSAMIVAGSGELVNAKEVLTKAEMERLDQAKNSDKTVYIRAPAEVSDPASRPKQGGTLTWHFHMEHTRDVVWSASPVFVWDAAKINLPDGKKSLAMSVYPPESVGPDAWDKSTEYTKDTIERFSKHWYPYPWPAAVSIAGFSSGMEYPGVVFDGVEDKGPFFFWLTAHEFGHSWFPMIVGSNERRHAFMDEGFNTFIDIEESAEYAGGKYGPKRDSEYSAGGEPPDTILKVLDNAEAGTLIMPADSYPGQLGHPVSYFKGAYGMVLLREQILGPERFDWAFRKYIKDWAFKHPSPSDFFRAMESEGGEDLSWFWRGWYLNNWKYDVAVDKVEGSVVTISNRGQLVLPTPVEVRFKSGEKVRVTLPVETWLQKGVYMWTLENKSPIAEVVVDPDHVLPDDDRSNSSKKVE; encoded by the coding sequence ATGCTGGCGCAGGCTGGCGCTGGTGTGGCGTCCGGGTATGACCCGCGACTGACGTTTGCGCCGCTTACTCTGCCACAGCCGGTCAATGGATATCGGTCGAGCAACGGTTCGCCGGGGCCTAGCTATTGGCAGAATGAGGCGGACTATGAGTTGCATGCATCGCTCGATACAGAAACGAAGCAGCTGAGCACAACGGAGATTATCACTTACACCAATAACAGTCCTGAGGTGCTGCCAAGTCTGTGGGTACAGGTGGAGCAGAACATTTATCGGAAGGATTCGCGGTCGCGAGTTGCGAACGGAGGAGCAAGGCGTAGGCGTGGAGGGGATGAGGCTGGGCCGACGCCTTCGACCGAAGGCTATGTCTTCGATTCCGTTGAGATCGAACAGGGGAAGCAGACCGTGAAGGCGGAGTATCTGATTAACGATACGCGGATGCAGATTCGTCTGGCGACTCCGTTGGGTGGGCATGGCGGCCAGCTGAAGATTCACATCAAGTACCACTACGTAATTCCTGGCGTCTGGGGTGGCAGGACTTCGTGGGGCGCGACCAAGAGTGGGGAGATCTACGACATGGCGCAGTGGTATCCGCGGATGTGCGTCTATGACGATCTGCGCGGGTGGGACACGCTGCCTTACATTGGCGCGGAGTTTTATCTGGAGTATGGGCACTTCGATTATTTTGTGACGGCACCTTCGGCGATGATTGTGGCGGGGTCGGGGGAGTTGGTGAATGCGAAGGAGGTGCTGACGAAGGCGGAGATGGAGCGGTTGGACCAGGCGAAGAACAGTGATAAGACGGTGTACATTCGCGCGCCTGCAGAGGTGAGTGACCCTGCGAGCCGCCCGAAGCAGGGTGGAACGTTGACGTGGCACTTCCACATGGAACACACGCGGGATGTGGTGTGGAGCGCGTCGCCGGTGTTTGTGTGGGATGCAGCAAAGATCAATCTGCCGGATGGGAAGAAGAGCCTTGCGATGAGCGTGTATCCACCGGAGAGTGTTGGCCCGGACGCGTGGGACAAGTCGACCGAGTATACGAAGGATACGATTGAACGATTTTCGAAGCACTGGTATCCGTACCCGTGGCCTGCTGCGGTAAGTATCGCTGGGTTTTCAAGCGGGATGGAGTATCCCGGTGTGGTCTTCGATGGCGTTGAGGACAAGGGACCGTTCTTCTTCTGGCTGACGGCGCATGAGTTCGGACATAGCTGGTTTCCGATGATCGTCGGCTCGAATGAACGGCGGCACGCGTTTATGGATGAGGGGTTCAACACGTTCATCGATATTGAGGAGTCAGCCGAGTACGCGGGCGGGAAGTATGGACCGAAGCGAGACTCGGAGTATTCGGCTGGAGGAGAGCCACCGGACACGATTCTAAAGGTGCTGGACAATGCAGAGGCAGGGACGTTGATCATGCCGGCGGATAGCTATCCGGGGCAGCTTGGGCATCCGGTGAGCTACTTCAAGGGTGCATACGGCATGGTGCTGCTACGCGAGCAGATCCTTGGGCCGGAGCGGTTCGACTGGGCGTTCCGAAAGTACATCAAGGACTGGGCGTTCAAACATCCTTCGCCTTCTGACTTCTTTCGTGCGATGGAGAGCGAAGGCGGCGAGGACCTGAGCTGGTTCTGGCGGGGATGGTATCTCAACAACTGGAAGTATGATGTCGCCGTCGATAAGGTGGAGGGATCGGTTGTCACGATCAGTAACCGTGGACAGCTGGTGTTGCCAACTCCTGTTGAGGTGCGGTTCAAAAGCGGGGAGAAGGTGCGCGTTACGCTTCCCGTCGAGACTTGGCTGCAAAAGGGAGTTTATATGTGGACGCTTGAGAACAAATCGCCGATTGCTGAGGTCGTGGTGGATCCGGATCATGTGCTGCCGGATGACGATCGCAGCAATAGTTCGAAAAAGGTGGAGTAA
- a CDS encoding DUF2007 domain-containing protein, with amino-acid sequence MADWHSLLPEARIALAAEFASRRMEFTEPSTIPDEAPPEFRELVTVRRYRDLSEAIVARAVLESAGIFCFLKDENLVRLDWQVSNFIGGIRLQVASTDVDAAEEILSQPVPTEFAVPDQPGFSQPRCPRCTSIDITWERQGRKAALASLYFFPCHCPVVLSPGTATAATFVGSMKSTKLDRR; translated from the coding sequence TTGGCTGACTGGCACTCGCTGCTGCCAGAGGCCCGCATTGCACTCGCCGCCGAGTTCGCTTCTCGCCGCATGGAGTTTACCGAGCCGTCAACGATTCCAGATGAGGCACCTCCAGAGTTTCGCGAACTTGTCACCGTTCGCCGGTACCGCGATCTCTCCGAAGCAATCGTGGCTCGCGCCGTTCTTGAATCGGCCGGCATTTTTTGTTTCCTCAAAGACGAGAATCTTGTCCGGCTCGACTGGCAGGTTTCGAACTTTATCGGGGGCATCCGCCTTCAGGTCGCTTCGACAGATGTCGATGCAGCCGAAGAGATTCTGTCACAGCCTGTCCCCACCGAGTTTGCTGTCCCGGACCAGCCAGGCTTCTCGCAGCCACGCTGTCCTCGCTGCACTTCCATCGACATCACCTGGGAGCGTCAGGGCCGTAAGGCGGCACTTGCCTCGCTCTACTTTTTTCCTTGCCACTGCCCCGTGGTTCTGAGTCCTGGCACTGCAACAGCTGCGACCTTCGTTGGGTCGATGAAGTCAACCAAGCTTGACCGCCGATGA
- a CDS encoding ABC transporter ATP-binding protein, translated as MPVILARDLGKTYRSGKLEVPALRKVNFAITPGEFVAIVGPSGSGKSTLFYILGGLTGATTGSVLIDGVDFATLTDAERTRTRRAKIGFIFQRFNLLPTLSAMGNIEIAHDIANLGASTKRELDSPLLTHLTEMLGIQGRLDHRPNELSGGEQQRVAIARALINRPAIVLADEPTGNLDTKNSDAVLKMLRQSSRELNQTVLMITHNPEAAQIADRILHMRDGEITHIETVTR; from the coding sequence ATGCCCGTCATCCTCGCCCGCGATCTCGGCAAGACCTACCGCTCCGGCAAGCTCGAGGTCCCCGCACTTCGCAAGGTCAACTTCGCCATCACACCCGGCGAGTTTGTCGCTATCGTCGGCCCCTCGGGCTCCGGAAAGTCCACCCTCTTCTACATCCTCGGCGGCCTCACCGGAGCCACCACCGGCTCCGTCCTCATCGACGGCGTAGACTTCGCCACCCTCACCGACGCAGAGCGAACCCGCACCCGCCGTGCCAAGATCGGCTTCATCTTCCAGCGTTTCAATCTCCTGCCCACCCTCTCGGCCATGGGCAACATCGAGATCGCCCATGACATCGCCAACCTCGGCGCCTCGACTAAGCGAGAACTCGACAGCCCTCTTCTCACCCACCTTACCGAGATGCTCGGCATCCAGGGTCGTCTCGATCATCGTCCCAACGAGCTCTCCGGCGGGGAGCAGCAGCGCGTAGCCATCGCCCGCGCTCTCATCAACCGCCCCGCGATCGTCCTCGCTGATGAGCCAACCGGCAACCTCGATACGAAAAACTCCGATGCCGTTCTAAAAATGCTTCGCCAGTCCAGCCGCGAACTCAACCAGACCGTCCTCATGATCACCCACAATCCCGAGGCCGCACAGATCGCCGATCGAATCCTCCATATGCGCGACGGCGAAATCACTCATATTGAAACCGTTACTCGCTAG
- a CDS encoding M13 family metallopeptidase, giving the protein MISKSLASLLILSTAVCLGQAFTETDVPGGPTSEPKQPIILDLSAIDKTADPCIDFYQYACGNWMKKNPVPSDQVRWGRFNELAERNNYLLYTELRAAADDPKNPLQRKYGDYFAACMNVDLADRLGTKPLQPALATIASLKDKKQLATIVAELQKNYSVGVFYGLNVQQDQKDSSQQIASTIQGGLSLPDRSYYLTEDDRSQKLRDQYVEHVAKMFVLLGDTPEKASDEAKSVMAIETALAKGSMDRVELRDPAKRYHIMSKEDLEALSPDYDWQTYLKEVTIGEFSTLNVATPDYFKAMNAEIDAASLDSIKSYLRWHALRTAAPALSKPFVDENFNFFSATLQGQKEQTPRWKRCTRATDTALGEAVGQDWVKQYFPPDAKANMDKLVVALEQALGQDIQQLPWMSHATKVEAKAKLDAIRNKIGYPENWRDYSSLTVKRDDYLGNVERGQSFERARNYAKLGKPVDEKEWGMTPPTVNAYYSPSNNDINFPAGILQPPFFDNSKDPAVNFGGIGTVIGHEMTHGFDDQGSKYDPKGNVRPWFTAEDRAKFTERTDCEVKEYDGFKVAEGQNLNGKLTLGENTADNGGIRIAFQALEAALTQQGATAEPGYVDGKRDGYTAQQRFFITFGQLWCQNQTEQNARVLAKTDPHSTGEWRAKGTVRNFDEFGKAFGCKAGHAMMPVNSCRVW; this is encoded by the coding sequence ATGATTTCCAAGTCTTTAGCGAGCCTGTTGATACTTTCTACTGCCGTGTGTCTGGGACAAGCATTTACGGAAACAGATGTACCGGGAGGCCCAACTTCGGAGCCAAAGCAGCCAATCATCCTTGACCTTTCCGCAATCGATAAGACCGCGGACCCTTGCATCGACTTCTATCAATATGCATGCGGCAACTGGATGAAGAAAAATCCGGTTCCATCTGATCAGGTGCGGTGGGGGCGGTTCAACGAGTTAGCGGAACGCAATAATTATCTGCTCTATACGGAGTTGAGGGCAGCGGCGGACGATCCGAAGAATCCGCTGCAACGCAAGTATGGCGACTACTTCGCGGCATGTATGAACGTCGATCTGGCCGACAGGCTGGGGACAAAGCCGCTGCAGCCTGCGCTGGCGACGATTGCGTCATTGAAGGACAAAAAACAACTGGCGACGATCGTGGCGGAGTTACAGAAGAACTACTCTGTGGGCGTGTTTTATGGATTGAATGTGCAGCAGGATCAGAAGGACTCGAGCCAACAAATTGCAAGCACGATTCAAGGCGGCCTCTCTCTGCCGGACCGGTCGTACTACCTGACCGAGGATGATCGGAGCCAGAAGCTGCGGGATCAGTATGTCGAGCATGTCGCGAAGATGTTTGTCTTGCTGGGCGATACTCCGGAGAAGGCGTCGGATGAGGCTAAGAGTGTGATGGCCATCGAGACGGCGCTCGCCAAGGGCTCGATGGACCGAGTTGAGCTGCGTGATCCGGCGAAGCGATATCACATCATGTCCAAGGAGGATCTCGAGGCGCTGTCTCCTGATTATGATTGGCAGACCTATTTGAAGGAGGTTACGATTGGCGAGTTCAGTACGCTGAATGTTGCAACACCGGACTACTTCAAGGCGATGAACGCCGAGATCGATGCGGCAAGTTTGGATTCGATCAAGAGCTATTTGCGCTGGCATGCGCTGAGGACTGCTGCACCTGCTTTGTCGAAACCATTTGTGGATGAAAATTTCAACTTCTTTTCGGCGACGCTGCAAGGCCAGAAGGAGCAGACACCGCGATGGAAGCGTTGCACACGCGCGACCGATACAGCACTGGGCGAGGCCGTGGGTCAGGACTGGGTGAAACAGTACTTCCCTCCCGATGCGAAGGCCAATATGGACAAGCTGGTGGTGGCGCTTGAACAGGCACTAGGACAGGACATCCAGCAACTGCCGTGGATGAGCCATGCGACCAAGGTCGAAGCGAAGGCGAAGCTGGATGCAATTCGCAATAAGATCGGCTATCCGGAGAACTGGCGTGATTACAGCTCGTTGACAGTGAAGCGGGACGATTATCTCGGCAATGTGGAGAGGGGTCAGAGTTTCGAGCGGGCTCGCAACTACGCCAAACTAGGCAAACCGGTTGACGAAAAGGAGTGGGGGATGACACCCCCGACGGTGAACGCGTACTACAGCCCTTCGAACAACGACATTAACTTCCCTGCTGGAATTCTGCAGCCTCCCTTCTTCGATAACAGTAAAGATCCGGCAGTGAACTTCGGCGGAATCGGCACCGTGATCGGGCATGAGATGACGCATGGCTTCGACGACCAGGGATCGAAGTACGATCCGAAGGGAAATGTGCGTCCGTGGTTCACAGCCGAGGATCGAGCGAAGTTTACCGAGCGCACCGATTGTGAGGTGAAGGAGTATGACGGGTTCAAGGTGGCTGAGGGACAGAACCTTAACGGCAAGCTGACGCTTGGCGAGAATACGGCCGATAATGGTGGGATTCGAATTGCCTTCCAGGCGCTCGAAGCAGCTCTTACGCAACAGGGAGCTACCGCCGAGCCTGGGTATGTTGATGGGAAGCGTGATGGATATACCGCGCAGCAGCGCTTCTTTATTACCTTCGGACAGCTATGGTGCCAGAATCAGACGGAGCAGAATGCGCGTGTACTGGCGAAGACCGATCCACATAGCACGGGCGAGTGGCGGGCGAAGGGCACGGTGCGGAACTTCGATGAGTTCGGCAAAGCGTTTGGCTGTAAAGCGGGCCACGCAATGATGCCGGTGAACTCCTGTCGCGTGTGGTAG
- a CDS encoding C39 family peptidase has product MNCLRSILAAGLAGLVLFPAPVRAQNTGEATGARGSKNVRSLKEIRDEGVVKQRWDVSCGAAALSTLLTYDFKDDTTETSIVVWLLHRVDATRVRSRGGFSLLDLKHFSEARGYHAEAFSGMTIQDLAQEKASVIVPIREKGFDHFVVVKGIVAGHVILGDPGFGNITMRVDRFQTLWKNGIVFVVHPPDDRMIGDKRLPVAARMVPDESLISRKIGVTAPSNYLY; this is encoded by the coding sequence ATGAACTGCTTACGATCGATACTTGCTGCTGGACTGGCGGGTCTTGTTCTCTTCCCAGCCCCCGTGCGCGCTCAGAACACTGGAGAAGCAACGGGGGCGAGGGGAAGCAAGAATGTCCGAAGCCTGAAAGAGATTCGCGATGAGGGCGTCGTGAAGCAGCGTTGGGATGTCAGTTGCGGCGCCGCGGCGTTGAGCACACTCCTTACTTATGACTTCAAGGACGATACGACTGAGACTTCGATTGTGGTGTGGCTTCTTCATCGCGTAGATGCGACTCGTGTGCGCTCCCGAGGCGGATTTTCATTGCTCGATTTGAAACACTTTTCCGAGGCGCGGGGATACCATGCTGAGGCTTTCAGTGGTATGACGATCCAGGATCTGGCGCAGGAAAAAGCTTCTGTGATCGTCCCGATACGAGAGAAAGGCTTCGACCATTTTGTGGTGGTAAAGGGCATTGTGGCGGGGCATGTGATTCTGGGCGATCCGGGCTTCGGCAATATCACGATGCGAGTCGACCGGTTTCAGACCTTGTGGAAGAACGGCATCGTCTTCGTAGTGCATCCGCCAGACGACCGAATGATCGGAGACAAACGTCTTCCTGTGGCCGCACGCATGGTACCGGATGAATCGCTGATCTCGCGCAAGATCGGAGTTACGGCTCCGAGCAACTATTTGTACTGA
- a CDS encoding JmjC domain-containing protein, whose amino-acid sequence MTYTYFQPEQQFTDCFRRKPFLFSHNLDSNDLFSTASVEKLAEIWSRDNTKSGFFYLDRKFREWGSDDHKASLVEAFRHSDLSRMRMKLSFIHTQPKYDKVLETMTQELSELTHVDLVKEYRAPMETLFLTSPNEFTPYHIDSEDSFLLQIQGTKTIYIFDGSDKEILKDLDIEKYWAQNEIALREEIRSRGVRFDMEPGTGVHIPMHFPHMVESGPTSSMSLSIGYESIAFDRDLFRVNHQLRKLGLNPTPPGKSKVIDNTKMAVVAGAKGITKTLKNLQHK is encoded by the coding sequence GTGACTTACACATACTTTCAACCAGAACAACAATTTACTGACTGCTTTAGGCGCAAGCCCTTTCTCTTCTCTCACAACCTGGACTCAAACGATCTCTTCTCGACGGCATCGGTCGAGAAGCTCGCCGAAATCTGGAGCCGCGACAACACCAAATCCGGCTTCTTCTACCTCGATAGAAAGTTCAGAGAGTGGGGAAGCGATGATCACAAGGCCAGCTTGGTAGAGGCCTTTCGCCACTCTGACCTCAGCCGCATGAGGATGAAGCTCAGCTTCATTCATACGCAGCCAAAGTATGACAAGGTCCTCGAAACCATGACGCAAGAGCTCTCAGAGCTCACTCACGTCGACCTCGTCAAAGAGTACCGCGCGCCCATGGAGACTCTCTTCCTGACCTCGCCAAACGAGTTCACCCCGTACCACATCGACAGCGAAGACAGCTTTCTTCTTCAGATTCAAGGCACAAAGACCATCTATATCTTCGACGGAAGCGACAAAGAGATTCTCAAAGACCTCGATATCGAAAAGTATTGGGCGCAGAACGAGATCGCACTCCGCGAAGAGATCAGGTCGCGTGGCGTCCGCTTCGATATGGAGCCCGGAACCGGCGTCCACATTCCCATGCACTTCCCCCACATGGTCGAAAGCGGTCCCACGTCTTCGATGTCCCTCAGTATCGGATACGAATCAATCGCCTTCGATCGAGATCTCTTCCGCGTCAATCACCAGCTGCGCAAACTTGGTCTCAACCCCACACCCCCAGGCAAGAGCAAGGTCATCGACAACACCAAGATGGCTGTGGTCGCCGGCGCCAAAGGCATCACCAAGACACTCAAGAACCTTCAACATAAGTAA
- a CDS encoding beta-propeller fold lactonase family protein: MKLSRIGRVSKALVVSVAMGLGMTACGGGTIGFMWVLGTQYNQIAGFKIDDFTGNLTAMPHSPFTSGGADPVSIVVKPGGRFVYVVNKGGGSGPTSNLPCGSAGSISEFSVGGQGVLTFQQCFTSQGSTPVWAAVDTTGNFLYVLDQQAPSLDGAPPPANGDITVFSIDPNTGRLTLVLNQQIKDPQTGLQLTYFPVGETPTMMAVSGGCLLTLNTADQTVSPYAAGTAGQLTLTTTQKFNAQTGRATSIITGGSAVYITDAAPTASNPGGRILPFSVAATTCTLNPITGGPIGNVSPGANPVYSLVGGAGSAKNFLYVANQSTTDTTNPNSSISAFQVQTNSTLLAIDPGNNPYSVGAGPVCMVEDPSNQYIYTSNGDGTVTGKSISTQGFLQDLKRGSKFTATGQATCLAVSGNVD; this comes from the coding sequence ATGAAGTTGAGCAGGATTGGCCGGGTTTCAAAGGCCTTGGTAGTGTCCGTAGCGATGGGTCTAGGCATGACGGCGTGCGGTGGCGGCACGATCGGGTTCATGTGGGTTCTTGGAACGCAGTACAACCAGATTGCGGGATTTAAGATTGACGACTTTACGGGAAACCTGACGGCGATGCCGCACTCCCCGTTTACCTCCGGCGGAGCTGATCCGGTGTCGATTGTGGTGAAGCCTGGCGGCCGCTTCGTCTATGTGGTCAACAAGGGCGGCGGGAGCGGACCAACATCGAACCTGCCGTGCGGGAGTGCCGGCAGCATCAGCGAGTTCAGCGTTGGCGGACAGGGCGTGTTGACCTTCCAGCAATGCTTTACAAGCCAGGGAAGCACTCCCGTCTGGGCTGCGGTCGACACTACGGGTAATTTTCTGTACGTTCTGGATCAGCAGGCACCATCGCTCGATGGTGCGCCACCTCCCGCCAATGGTGACATCACGGTCTTCTCGATCGATCCGAATACGGGTCGGTTGACACTGGTACTGAATCAGCAGATCAAGGATCCTCAGACGGGATTGCAGTTGACCTACTTCCCCGTTGGCGAAACGCCAACGATGATGGCGGTCTCGGGCGGATGCTTGTTAACTCTCAACACGGCTGACCAGACTGTGTCTCCTTACGCAGCCGGAACTGCTGGTCAGTTGACCCTTACGACGACACAGAAGTTCAATGCGCAGACTGGACGCGCTACGTCGATTATTACCGGCGGAAGCGCGGTGTATATCACCGATGCGGCTCCCACTGCGAGCAACCCTGGTGGACGGATTCTTCCCTTCTCGGTCGCGGCTACTACATGCACTTTGAATCCGATCACGGGCGGACCGATTGGAAATGTCTCTCCAGGGGCGAATCCGGTTTACTCGCTGGTTGGCGGAGCTGGCTCGGCGAAGAACTTCTTATATGTGGCGAACCAGTCGACTACCGATACCACGAATCCGAACAGCTCCATCTCGGCGTTCCAGGTCCAGACGAATAGTACTTTGCTGGCGATCGATCCGGGTAACAATCCTTACTCTGTGGGGGCCGGGCCGGTTTGCATGGTAGAGGACCCGTCGAATCAGTACATCTATACGTCCAACGGAGATGGAACTGTGACTGGCAAGTCGATCTCGACGCAAGGCTTCTTGCAAGACCTGAAGCGAGGATCGAAGTTCACGGCGACCGGACAGGCGACGTGCCTCGCAGTAAGCGGAAACGTAGACTAG
- a CDS encoding MlaD family protein, producing MPSQQEVRWSQLKVGVIVLISTVVLVTLLFLMTSSSGLGIFSHKLTVVTFFENSAGLKTGAAVNLEGVTIGTVKSVTIDNSPEHKLTPVKVVMKMNEKFATNLKKDSKASLSTVGVLGDTVVDINSQFAVGPLLQDGDVLKTLETPSLTDVVKASQGTIESLNVILAKMNIIVDNIQSGKGSIGQLINNPDLYNKANNTVDELLKLEKNINAGRGSIGKLMTDDTLYNRLNGTVAKLQDIADGIDSGKGTAGKLLKDDTLYKNLNSTLAHANSLLADADAGKGGLGLMLKDPKFRQDLSNTLTQVNTLVSGVNDGRGTLGKLVKDDAAYTNLNKLLVASTDLVTTIRSDPKKYLTIHLKIF from the coding sequence ATGCCCAGCCAGCAGGAGGTTCGGTGGTCGCAATTGAAGGTGGGCGTGATTGTACTGATTTCGACGGTGGTGCTGGTGACCCTGCTGTTCCTGATGACAAGTTCTTCGGGGCTGGGAATCTTCTCGCATAAGTTGACGGTGGTGACCTTCTTCGAGAACTCGGCGGGGCTGAAGACGGGGGCGGCGGTGAACCTGGAAGGTGTGACGATCGGGACGGTGAAGTCGGTGACGATCGACAACTCGCCGGAGCACAAGCTGACGCCGGTGAAGGTGGTGATGAAGATGAACGAAAAGTTCGCCACCAACCTGAAGAAGGATTCGAAGGCCTCGTTGTCGACGGTGGGTGTACTGGGCGATACGGTGGTGGACATCAACAGCCAGTTTGCCGTTGGGCCGCTGTTGCAGGACGGCGATGTTTTGAAGACTTTAGAGACGCCTAGCTTGACCGATGTCGTGAAGGCGAGCCAGGGAACGATTGAGAGCCTGAATGTGATTCTTGCGAAGATGAACATCATCGTCGACAACATTCAGTCGGGGAAGGGTTCGATTGGACAGCTGATCAATAATCCTGATCTTTACAACAAAGCGAATAATACCGTCGATGAGCTGCTGAAGCTGGAGAAGAATATCAACGCGGGCCGCGGATCGATCGGCAAGTTGATGACTGACGACACGCTGTACAACCGTCTGAATGGTACGGTTGCGAAGCTGCAGGACATCGCGGACGGGATCGACAGCGGCAAGGGCACGGCGGGCAAGCTGCTGAAAGACGACACCCTTTATAAAAATCTGAACTCGACGCTTGCGCATGCGAACTCTCTGCTGGCCGATGCCGACGCTGGCAAGGGTGGACTTGGGCTGATGCTGAAGGATCCGAAGTTTCGCCAGGATCTGAGCAATACGTTGACACAGGTCAATACGCTGGTGTCGGGAGTAAACGATGGGCGGGGTACGCTGGGCAAACTGGTGAAAGATGATGCCGCTTACACCAACTTGAATAAGCTGCTGGTGGCCAGCACGGATCTGGTGACGACGATTCGAAGCGATCCAAAAAAGTACCTGACGATCCACCTGAAGATCTTTTAA